The DNA region ACTAGCATTCTGGGCCCGCGGGCGTTGGACTGCGAGGACCAGGCGCACGCAGTAGCGCAGCCTCAACGGCGCCGGGGACCCACGGCCGTGGCCACGGGCAGTCAGTCAGTCACGAGCAGAAACGATCCAATGAAGACTGGGTCCATGCACCGGGACCCACTGAGAGGCGGGCCCAAAGGCACGCACTCCGCAGGTCGCGTCACTGACACTGTGGGTCCTACCGGACCAGTCTACGtggcaaaaagaaagaaaaaaatttgaGATGGCTTGCGTGTTGCCTCCCTCCATTAAAGCCAAAGCCGCCAAAAGGCCACACACCATtagcctcctcctcgcctcacTGCTCGACTGCTCGCTGCCTCGCTCGGTCGCTCTCCAAACCCTAACCCCCACGATCTCCTAGCCAGTGCCGCCCCTCCCGGGAATGCCGTCGCCGCCATTCAGTAGCGCGATCGAGGCCGACTGATCCGCCTGCCGTCCGGACTCCGGGGTCACTCCCTCCACCGCTGCCGCTCCTCGGCCTGCGGCCGCGCCGCCGCTCGTCCATCCGGACGGATAGGACTCGTTTTCTTCCGTTGCCAGTGAGTGAGTAATCCTAGATTGCTTGGATGGATTGTTCCAAGAGTCCATTttgcatttgtttttgttttctctcGGGAAAAAAGAGTCCATTTTGTTCCGGGAAGCAATCCAATCCAATCGAAATCTTCCTCTCTTCATCCCCCAAGTGAAGTGAAGTCACAAAAAGATTTTTAGTTGATCTAAAGATCAATCTGTTCTCAAGAGGGAGAAATGCATGCATTCAAGGTAGCGGTTCATAGTACTACTAGCGTCATTTGAGCCATTTGATATCACTGAGCAGCCTATTTAAGAGGTTCCATAAATGCACATTCCATGAGGGACCTGTGAGATAGGCAAACTCTGGCACCGCGGGTACGGACGGGACCAGTGCTGTCACTTTGATAGTGTGGTTTGCTAAAGCAGCAGTCAGTGTAGGCATGTAGTGGCTGTACTCCTACCATTCGACTAATGCTGTGCATGAGAAGTTGAGGACCGCAAATGGTTTGTCTGTGTTGAGTGCATGACCTGATAGTTTCTCACTCTCTTTGGAAGGTTCTGCGGTGGTGCTGTACCGGCATTGGTGAAGATGAAGGGGATTGAGCTTGCCTGTTTGCTTCTAATCTTTGTGCAACAAGTGGCCCTTGGAACACATGATGTGTACATTGTGACTATGGAAGGGGATCCAGTTGTGAGCTACAGGGGTGGAGTTGAAGGATTCCCTGCAACCGTGAAGGATTTGGATGATGATATGGATGCTACCAGGTAAATCCTTGCTGATGGTATTCACCACGtttctgaagtctgaacataGTACTGGTTATCGTTGTATTTCATTTCTCAAGCTCCATTACAGTTTGAACTTGATATTGTGTAAGTTAGCTCCATATGAAAGGTGTTAATGGAAATGACTTCACTTTTTCCCACTAGTATATTTGTTATGATAGATGTAGTGGATGGGGTCTGAGCTGTATGCTCATACTCACTGAATAACACTAATTGAGAATGTCTAATTTGAAAGCCTTAAAAAATAGGTGTTCGCAAGTTGTTATTTTTACATTTAGGCTCCTTgatgtcaaatttgaaagtTCCTGATTAAGTTTTGCATTGCATTCTGCTTGTGCTTATGGTGCGAACATGATAATTTTGTCTTCACTCCAAATGTACTGATTTGCAGTGAGGCTGTCACTTTGTACTCGCTCCACCTCCGAAGGCACCATGACGAGCTCCTAGACTCGCTTTTTGTAGAAGGAACTTACAAGAAGCTTTATAGCTACCATCATCTTATAAATGGTTTTGCAGTTCACATGTCATCGCTGCAGGTATTTGATATCCCAATTTTACTGAGAGGCACACACCGTTTTCTTCTTTCCAGTTTCGTGGTTATTATCTTGGCTGAAGACTGTAATGTTTCCCTGCGCTAGGCCGAATTTTTGAGGAAAGCCCCGGGAGTTAAGCATATTGAGAGAGACATGAAGATACAGAAATTGACTACTCACACTCCCCAGTTTCTTGGATTGCCAACTGGGGTATGGCCAACAGGAGGTGGATTTGATAGAGCTGGTGAAGATGTTGTGATCGGTATTGTGGATTCTGGAATTTATCCCCAACATCCGAGCTTCGCAGCCCACAAAACTGATCCTTATGGACCCATTCCTCGTTATAAAGGGAAATGTGAGATGGATCCAGTAACACGAAGAAGCTTCTGTAATGGGAAGATAGTTGGGGCCCAGCATTTTGCCAAAGCTGCAATTGCTGCTGGAGCGTTTAATCCTGATATTGAATTTGCATCTCCATTAGATGGTGATGGTCATGGAAGGTCATGCTCCTGACAATTCTCTTAGCTTTTATGTCTTGCTCTGGTTGCTCACTAGAACAGCCAAATGCGAAAATTGCATTCGTGCTTGTAACTTCCAAAACTGTCCTGTTGATACCATGATGTTTGGCTTGTAAAGGAAACCTCTGTTTgaagcatcttcttcttcaaaattaGTTATTCCgcttgttttttttatcttgtggaAAAATTACAAGACTTGTCTGATACATGTATGGTATTTTCCTTCGACAGTCATACTGCTGCAATTGCTGCTGGAAACAACGGGATTCCAGTGCGAATGCATGGTCACGAATTTGGCAAGGCAAGTGGCATGGCTCCACGTGCTAGGtaagttttgatttttttcatcatTTGCTGAAggtcatgcatttttttttggggAATAGTAGAGAAGCACCCATCTATTATCAGTATCGTGATAATACGTTACTTTGAGAAAGCCATTTTGCTTTTGCTTACTTGCCAATGTCTTACTCTGTTTAGTTCGTGCTTGTTAGGATAGCTGTGTACAAGGTTCTTTACAGGCTCTTCGGTGGTTATGTAGCTGATGTTGTGGCAGCTATTGATCAGGTATGATATATGAGTGATTTACCTGAACTCTCAGTTGCATTTTTTTGGATTCTGCGACATGTTGAAAAAAAGGGTTTATAACATAATTTGCATAAAAGTGCTTGACCATATTTGTTTACGGTTGACTGATACATAATGACACAAAAGGCATGATGGTTCGAACAAAATAAATCAGTTGGCTGGTACTTGGTAGGGAGATCATCAAAATAATTCAGGTCTGATGTTTATGGAAAGAGGGAGCTCTTATCTTTTATTCCCGATAGACTCGTGTATAACAATATTGTGCATTGACAAGCATGAAGTAGAATCTAAGTTCATTTTTCTTGCTAGATATAAAAAGAAATACCTGATAATGCTGAGTTAAGCACTTATTTAGTCAGTTGACGGGAGGTGTGGGTGACTAGGTGTACACCCCTACCACCTAGGTTCGAAGGTTCGAGTCCTCTTCAACTTGAATTTGTGTgcttttttcttcttatatGCAAAGCCACCTAGTTCCTCGGTTGgttgagttttttctttttcttttttataatcTGAGTTAAGCACTTATTTCTTGAATCTACTGCATTTCTGTTTTCTTCTTCATAAACTGTATGCTGCATCATACAATGAATAAAAGAAGACATGCTAGATAACTGTAGTATGTGTCACTATTACAAGCCTCCAATCTGTGGGAGTTAACGCATGGATGGCTATTTGCAGGCTGTTCAGGATGGCGTTGATATTCTCAACCTTTCTGTTGGACCTAATAGCCCACCAACAGCTACACGGACTACGTTTTTGAACCCTTTTGATGCAGCACTTCTTTCTGCTGTGAAAGCTGGGGTGTTTGTTGCCCAAGCTGCAGGAAATGGAGGACCATTTCCAAAAACACTGGTGTCTTTCAGCCCATGGATAACCACTGTTGCTGCTGGAATTGATGACCGCAGATACAAAAATCATTTGACACTAGGAAATGGGAAAGTTCTTCCTGGACTTGGAGTATCACGTAAGTCCTTTTGGTTCATATCTTTTGTTGACCTGTTGTCAGTATCGTCTTCAACGTATCCAATCGTGGGTTATGGAATTGTGCAAAATGAAGTAGAATGAGCTGTTCTAGGACACCTACTTCTAATTTTACCACCCCTACAGGTTACCAAATGTTTTCTGGCATGTGGTGCACAGTAAACAGAGGTAGAAATGACATGACAGTATATGCTGAAACGGAACTCGAAACTTTTATTATACGGAGTGAATGAGTGTAGATAAGCTTTATATTACATCCTTATTTTTCTATCTCATTGTGATGACGCTTAGCTAGGAAGTTTGTCTTGCTTTGTAGTTCCACAGAGGCTCTTCATTTTAGCCCTTTTGTAGATTTATACTTTTTATATTGTCTCGCAATTACTGTCAACAGATGTCATTTCATAGTACTCTGAAGGTGATATGGGATGTTTGAGTGGTCCTGGTATTCTGACAATTACTTGGAAGTTTCTGCTTGTGGTTAGTTGACAATTTTCTCATCTGAATACAGCTGCAACACATGGGAATAAGTCATTGCGCCTGATTTCTGCAGCTGATGCTCTGCTGGGTTCATCTGCAACCAAGTACAGTGCATTAGACTGTCAGAGGCCAGAACTCTTGAATAAGAAGAAAGTTCAGggaaaaattattttgtgtgGCTATTCGTTCAATTACATTTCTGGGACAGCTTCAATCAAAAAAGTGTCTCAGACTGCCAGGAGTCTCGGTGCAGCTGGCTTTGTTGTTGCTGTGGAGAATAGTTACCCAGGAACAAAATTTGATCCCATACCTGTCAGTATCCCTGGGATTCTCGTCACAGACGTCAGCAAAACAAAGGTATTCTACTTCTAATAGAGCCTTATTGTGCATATAAGTCACCCATAGACAAAACAGTATTCGTAGAAGTATGAAAAAATGAGACACAACCTCTAATATAAACATGAAATAGATCAACAAACATACAATTAATGTTCTCGACGAACCGACATGAATTTGGGCTGCTTTGTAGGATGACATGCCAAAGGAGAAGTGGGTACTGGGTAAAATACCTATATGCATGTTTGGttcttataatattttttctagtaTATTTAGATGACGCTAATTTTGGTTCTGTAGGATCTTATAGACTACTACAACTCTTCCACAATAAGAGATTGGGCTGGAAGGGCTACAGTCTTCAAAGCAACAGCTGGTATTGCAAATGGTTTGGCACCAACACTATACAATTCAGCTCCCCAGGTTGCGTTGTTCTCTTCTCGAGGACCTGATGTAAAAGATTTTAGCTTTCAAGATGCTGATGTTCTTAAGCCAGACATACTCGCTCCTGGCAATCTTATATGGGCTGCATGGGCGCCTAATGGAACAGATGAAGCAAACTATGCTGGTAAGTTTAGTCTGTAGATATTTTTCCCTCAATGAAGCACACATGATTATTTTCATCATGTTTGGGGTGTGTATTTCCTGTGGACTAGTGATTCATAAGGACATTCATCCGTGCTTGAGCTAGCTCAAAATTGTCTTGTGGTAATATTCCCAGGAGAAGGATTTGCAATGGTTTCTGGAACTAGCATGGCTGCACCGCATATTGCTGGCATTGCGGCACTAATAAAACAGAGGAACCCGAAGTGGAGCCCCTCAGCAATAAAGTCTGCCTTGATGACTACGGCCAATACGCTGGACCAAGGGAGCAAACCTCTTAGAGCGCAGCAATACTCTGCATCAGAAATGATGACACTTTCACAGGCCACACCATTTGATTGTGGTAGTGGCGCAGTTAACCCAAAAGCTGCTCTTGATCCTGGCCTTGTTCTAGATGCAAGTAAGTTCAAAAAATTTTATATGCCTTTTTGTGAATCTGTTTTCGTGCCTTGTTCACAAGCAAGTCTTTCTGTTAAACAAGCCGTTCCAAGTTATTCAGATGGCAATGCCACATTCCTTGTCTAATTTTGCTTAATTTGTGTTGGCAGCCCATGAAGACTACATCACATTTCTGTGCTCGATCCCAGATGTCAATCATAGTGAAGTATCAAACATAGCCGGTTCAGCTTGCAACTCCAGCTCCAAGGAACAGCACCCTTATGATCTCAACATTCCCTCAATCACCATCTCTCAACTTAAAGGCACGCAGGCAGTGAAGCGGACCGTGACAAGCGTGGCTGACGACACCGAAAcctacaccatcatgacaaggATGCCACCAGAGATCGCACTGGAGGTGACGCCTCCGGCAGTGACGGTGCTCCCTGGAgcatcaagagagatagtggcgACCCTGACAGCTAGGTCCGTGACCGGCACCTACAGTTTTGGCGAGATCACGATGAAAGGTGACCGAGGTCACCTTGTCAGAATTCCAGTGGTAGCTATGGGATTCAAATAGATAGACAGCTGAGATAGGTGCTACCGTGCTCGAGAATAGGAAGACCGAGTTATGGCTCTGAAGTCTGAAGCCTTGAGCTGACGAGGAATGCTGTAATTTTTTGTAGCTTGTAGAGAATAAGAGTTAGCACAATGCTGTGCTTTTGTGTTATGCATGCCCTCCAGGTTGTAACATATATATGTGGGTATTTAAGCCTATGTGACATGACCAAGGGACCTTTAGCATCCAGCCTTATTCTAATTCTAATGCATATGAATCTCATCTTACTTTCTTGTTTCTTGAGACTGTTAAGTGCTCACAGATAGAATGTTGATATGCTAAAGAAGTGAAGATTGGAGAGCGGGCGcactgtatatatatttttttggccTTTGCGAGGGCTTAATATTTGGCCGAACTCTTTAATGTAAGCTGTTCGAAATCTAATCATTAGAAAAAATGTGTAAACTTTTGTTTCAAACTGGCGTAATTTTTTTTGAGGATGCAAAAATGGTAAAATGGCGCTACCCTCAAAATAAGAAATAATCATCAAGCAATGCTATATTtacgtaaaaaaaattatgtaaatcCTACGCACAATTGACGTGGCAGCAACAGGTTTCAATAGATCTCTACTGTAAAACACGAGTTGGTTACCGTGTCATCTTTTTCCCTATTCTtctcctatctaataaaaaatctttaaaatttaaataatttatcaacttttattATCCACCTTCGCCCTCTAATTTTACCACCTCATTACCGGCTATAGATATGTgacttattttactaataaaaataaatgaataaattaggagaaaaattagcagataatctttcccttttttagattccatctaaaatcaaattGTGGCATCCCTCATGATGTATTCATACGATGACGCTTTCATGACGCATCCACATCTCCTTACCTTAAGTTTGTGTTTAATATTACCATTTCTAATGTTTGTGTTTTCGTTGCAACATATAAATACTTAATTAGTATTCACTGAGACATCAAATTTTTAGGATTtgtttgtaaattttttaagtAGATATAGTATCTCATTCGTTCAGAAATAGTAAGCGTATTTTTTTACTCGATCTTCAAAGTTGAATTTGATTAaggttttctcacaaaaatatatcatttataactaCAAACCCTATATAGtgtaaaatcattttaaattataaatataattgtacaatttttatacattagatattcttataagttaattaaatcttaatcaaatacataaagtttgatttttcattaaaaaaaatacacctgCTGCACGGAGGGAGTATTACTTATGGAGCCCATACGGAACTACCCAGCTAAAGGCCTATTAAACGGGCGTCAACTCTGGACCCACTAACAAGCTGCGCCTCGTCAGTACAGCCCGCGTTCCCGTTGTGGATTTGAGTCCATCGCGACCCGTTTTGGGCCTGGGTTTTGGGACCGCGGAGAATCATTGAGACCCGTTTGCGCCGGGCCGCAGGTTTCATGTGGGACCCGTTTTCCCGAAGCGCTGGCTCCTGACTCCGCCGTGCCGCGGACGCCGCCGCCATGACCCATGACCGCCACTGCCTTGCGCACCGGCAGCGCCATTCTCCGCGCGGTCTCCGTCGACTCCGCCGCTCACCTCCACGCACACTCTCTGAGGCTCGGCGTCCTCACCTCCTGTCTCCACCTCTGCTCGGCCTTGCTCAAATCGTACGCCTCCtccggcctcctcgccgccgagcGCCAGCTGTTCGACGAAATACCGCGCCGGGATGTCCCCCTATGGAACTCCCTCGTTTCCGCCTACGCGCGCTCCGGACACCCCCGCCAGGCCATGCAAGCCGTGTTCGCCATGGCGCGGGCGGGGTCCCGGCCGAACGGCGTCTCTGTCACTAGCCTGCTGTCCGCGTGCGCGCAGCTGAGGAGTCTGGCGCACGGGAGGGAGCTCCATGGGTACGCGGTGAGGAACATCCATGTTCGTGACTTGCCCGTGGTCAATGCATTGGTGAACATGTACGGGAAGTGCGGGCGGCAGGCGGACGC from Phragmites australis chromosome 8, lpPhrAust1.1, whole genome shotgun sequence includes:
- the LOC133927325 gene encoding subtilisin-like protease SBT2.6, whose protein sequence is MKGIELACLLLIFVQQVALGTHDVYIVTMEGDPVVSYRGGVEGFPATVKDLDDDMDATSEAVTLYSLHLRRHHDELLDSLFVEGTYKKLYSYHHLINGFAVHMSSLQAEFLRKAPGVKHIERDMKIQKLTTHTPQFLGLPTGVWPTGGGFDRAGEDVVIGIVDSGIYPQHPSFAAHKTDPYGPIPRYKGKCEMDPVTRRSFCNGKIVGAQHFAKAAIAAGAFNPDIEFASPLDGDGHGSHTAAIAAGNNGIPVRMHGHEFGKASGMAPRARIAVYKVLYRLFGGYVADVVAAIDQAVQDGVDILNLSVGPNSPPTATRTTFLNPFDAALLSAVKAGVFVAQAAGNGGPFPKTLVSFSPWITTVAAGIDDRRYKNHLTLGNGKVLPGLGVSPATHGNKSLRLISAADALLGSSATKYSALDCQRPELLNKKKVQGKIILCGYSFNYISGTASIKKVSQTARSLGAAGFVVAVENSYPGTKFDPIPVSIPGILVTDVSKTKDLIDYYNSSTIRDWAGRATVFKATAGIANGLAPTLYNSAPQVALFSSRGPDVKDFSFQDADVLKPDILAPGNLIWAAWAPNGTDEANYAGEGFAMVSGTSMAAPHIAGIAALIKQRNPKWSPSAIKSALMTTANTLDQGSKPLRAQQYSASEMMTLSQATPFDCGSGAVNPKAALDPGLVLDATHEDYITFLCSIPDVNHSEVSNIAGSACNSSSKEQHPYDLNIPSITISQLKGTQAVKRTVTSVADDTETYTIMTRMPPEIALEVTPPAVTVLPGASREIVATLTARSVTGTYSFGEITMKGDRGHLVRIPVVAMGFK